The genomic DNA CCCGAGGAGACCATCATGAACCCATCCGACCCACCGAATGCCCCGACGACCCATCACCTCGGCGATCTCCAGCTCGCCATTATGCACGTGCTGTGGGATCACGAGGAGGCCACCGTCGCTCAGGTCCATCAGGCCCTGGCGGAAGACCGGGGTCTCGCCCTGACCACCATCGCCACGATGCTGAACAAGATGGAGGTCAAGGGCGTAGTCACCCATAGAACCGAAGGCCGCCGCTTCGTCTACCGACCGGTGATCAGCGAACGGGACGTGCGCCGGGCGATGCTCGGCGACCTCACGGACCGACTGTTTGCCGGAGACGTGACGGCGGTGGTGAGCCACCTACTCGCCGAGCGCGAAGTCGACCCGCAAGAACTTTCTCAACTCCGCGCCATGATCGAGCGCTTCGACCGAGAGGAGAACGGCCGTGATTGATTGGATCCAAGCAACACCGCTGGCGACCGCCGCCGGCTGGCTCATCACCTGGACAATTCACAGCACCGTGCTCCTCGCCGTCGCCTGGGGCCTTTCGCGGCTTCTGCGCGGCCGGCGGTTGGCTCTCGAAGAATCGATCTGGCGACTCGCCATCGTCGGTTCTCTGGTCACCGCCTCCCTGCAGATCGGCGCTGGCCTCGAACCGCTGACGGCACGGTGGACTATAGCCCCTTCGACCGCAGCGGCCGTCGACACCCAGCGCCCGACCGGCGAACTCACCGCCCTGCCGCGGGTGACGGTGAACCTCCCAGCCGCTCCGGCCGAGGGTTCCCTACCGGCCACCGCGCTGTCGGCAGCGGCACCGGCAGCGGCTCTGTCGGGCGAGCAGCGGTTGCAAACCGCCGGCGTTTTTCCGGTCGCTCCGGCCGCCGCGCCGGAAGGTGTTCGCCGGCACCGCTGGGCCGCTCCCCTCCTCGCCCTGTGGCTTTGCGGAGCGCTTCTCGCCTGCCTGCCCCTGGCCCTCGCCGGCCTGCGCCTGAGCCACCATCTGCACCGCCGTCAGCCGGTGCGCCTGGGGCCCGCCGCCGAGACCTTGAAACGCCTCCTGCGGCGGCCGGAAGTACCGCGTCGTACCCGCCTGTCCGCCACCCCGCGACTCGCCGTACCGATCGCCCTGGGCTTCGTTCGCCCGGAGATCTGCCTACCGGAACGAGCACAGGAGCTGGACGGGGCGCAGCAGGCCTCACTGGTGGCCCACGAGACGGCCCACCTGGTGCGCCATGACCCGCTGTGGTTGCTGACGATGAGGTCGCTCGAAGGGGTCTTCTTCTTCCAGCCGCTGCTGCGCGTCGCCCGGCGGCGCCTCGAGGAGATCGCCGAGTTCCGCTGCGACGACTGGGCCCGGCAGCAGACCGGGCAACCGAGCGCCCTCGCCCGCTGCCTGACCGCCGTCGCCGGCTGGAGCGTCGGGGAGGCAGCGACCGTTCCCGCTCCGGGAATGGTCGGGCGACCTTCCGGTCTGAGCCGGCGGATCGAGCGGCTGCTGGACCGCGACGCCAATGCCGACCGGCCTTCCCGCTGGCTCCTGGCAGGGGGCATTGCGGCCGTTCTCCTCGCCGTGCTGGCGTTGCCGGCGGTCACCCTGACGGCGAAGGCCGGCGCCGACGACGCGCCACCGGCGGCGGAGCGGCAAGAGCCGGGGGAATCCGCCGAGTCCGTCGCCGGGGGCGATCCCGCGGGCGACGCCAACGGCGGCTGGGTGGTCGAAGGGGAGGATGGCGAAGACTGGATGGCGGCGCAGGAAGAGCGCGAGGCCCGCGACGTTGACGAAGGCTGGGACGATAGCTGGGACGAGGACCTCACCGACGAGGACCTGGTGGACTCCTGGGGCGACCACGATTGGGGCGACTTCGAGTTCCAGATGGAAGGCTTCGAAGGGTTGGCCGCACTCGAAGCCCTGCACGATCTCCAAATCGAGGGATTGGAGAACCTCGAAGGTCTGGAAGAAATCGCCGTCGAGCTGAGCACCCTGGACTTCAGCGCGCTCGAAGACCTCGGCCGGCGCTTCGAAGGCATGGACATCGGAGACCTCTACCGCAGCCTCGAAGACCTGGAGACCGACGACTTTCACCATTTCGAAGCCCTGACGGACTGGAGCCAGGACTTCGCTGAGGATTGGCAAGAGCTGGCCCAAGAAATGACCCACGACCTGGAGGAACTGCAGCACGTCGGCGACCATGCCGGCTGGGACGATGCGGCGAGCGCCGAACTCCATGCCCGCATCGCCGACATAGTCGCCGCTTCAATGCCCGATCAGGAGACCATCGAACGCCTGGCCGAAGAAGGCCGTCGCCTGGCAGAGCGGTCGCGGCCGGATCAGGCGGAGATCGACCGCCTGGTCGCCGAAGCCCGCCGGCTGGCGGAGGTGGAGCGCCCGTCGGACGCAGAGATCGAGCGTCTGCGGCAGCAGGCCCGAGAGATCGCCGAGCGCAGCCGTCCGACCGAGGAAGAACTCGAACGCCTGCGCGAGGAGGCCCGCCGCCTCGCCGCACGGCACCGCCCGAACCCCGACGAGCTGGAGCGCCTGCGGGCCGAAGCGCGGGAACTGGCCGAGCGCCACCGCCCGATTCCCGAGGAGCTGGAGCGGCTACGTACCGAGGCACGGGAACACGCCGAGCGCCACCGGCAGGAGATCGAGCGGAGCCGCGAGCGGCACCGCGAGGCCCGCGACCGCGCGGCCGAGGGTCGCGCCCGCGCCCGTGCAGAGCAAGAGCGCCGCCTGGCCGCCGAACGGAGCGAACTCGAACAGCGCCGACGCGAGCTAGAAGAGCGCGAGCGCACCCTGCGCGAGGCCGAGCGGCGCTTGGAGGAGGCATTCGAAGAGGACGGATAGCGACCGGCCGAGCGGCCCGCTTCTGACCCTTCGAGGGATCGACGAGACGTCTTCGGGCGTCTCGTCTTTTTTTTGCCGCTTTTCCGCCCGCGGCTCCCATTCGGTACGGATTGGGATTGCATCCGATTTCGCCCTGGGATCGAAAGGGTAGATGTAGTCACTCTTGGGCGCGGCCGCCCCAAGGGACCAAAGCTTAGGTCAGCAATCCAGTATCGATAACCGATGAGACTCAAGGAGTTTCCGATGAGAACTACTGTTTCCACTTCCCGCCGTAATGTCCTTCTAACCGCCGCAATCTTCCTCCTCGGCGTCACCCTGACGGCCAGCACGGCCTTCGCCGGCCATCACAAGAAGAAAGAGTCCAAGGACATCGTCGCGGTCGCCGTCGGGGCCGGTTCGTTCAATACCCTAGCGGCGGCCCTAGAAGCCGCCGATCTGGTGGGCGCCCTGCAGGGCGACGGGCCCTTCACGGTGTTCGCTCCGACGGACGACGCTTTCGCCGCCCTTCCGGACGGAACCCTCGACACCCTTCTCAAGCCTGAAAACCGCGACCAGCTCACCGCCATCCTCACCTACCACGTCGTCGCCGGCAAGGTGCCGGCTAAGGACGTCGTCAAGATGGACAGCGCCGAGACTCTGAACGGGCAATCGCTGAACTTCGAGGTGGTCGACGGCAACGTCAAGGTGAACGACGCCACCGTCGTCAAGGCAGACGTCGGCGCCAGCAACGGAGTGATCCACGTCATCGACTCGGTGCTCCTGCCAGCGGCGAACTGACGGGCCGTTCACTGCATCGTCGCGCGGGGAGGGCTTTCCTCCTCGCGCGACTTCCCGTACCATGCGCCCATGCTCCTTTCCCCCTGCCCACAGCGACACTCCCCGTGAGCCTTTTGGCCCGAATCGGTGCCGGCGACCGGCAAGCCGTAGAGCTCTGTATCGACGAATACGGTGGCTTGATCTGGAGCATTGCTCGCCGCTTGTCACCGTCTGCGGCGGACGCGGAAGACGCGGTGCAGGAAATCTTCCTCGCGGTGTGGCGCAACGCGGCGAAGTTTGATGCCTCCAAAGCCTCGGAGAAGACCTTCATCACCATGATCGCCCGCCGCCGCCTGATCGATCGCTCGCGCCGCACCCAGCGCCAGCCGGAGCTGCGCCCGCTGCCGGCCTTCGGTGAGGTGGGCTCGACCCCGCATCGTTCGATCGAACACGGAGCGGAGGCGGCGATCGCCCACAAGGCCCTCGCCAAGCTCAAACCGGAACAGCGCCGCGCCCTGCAGTTATCGATCTACTACGGTATGTCCCACAGCGAAATCGCCGAACGCACGGACACGCCCCTGGGCACGGTCAAATCCCACATCGCCCGCGGGTTGACAATGGTTCGGCAGGAACTCGCGGTCCACGAAGGCTCTTCCGGCCAGAAAGTGATGTCATGAACCGGCCCGCCGACGAACGCCTCCTCGAACTCCTCGCGCAGCGCGCGACGGAAGGTTTGGGCCTGGCCGACGGCGAGGAGCTCGCCCGCCTCCTCGACCGCGATCCCAGCTGGGCCGGCGACGAATTCGACCTGACCGCCGCGGCGATCGACGAAGCCCTGAGCGAAGCGCCGGCGGCGCTGCCGCCCGCCCTCGCCCGCCGGGTGCGCAGCGACGCAGCGAATTTCTTCCCGCCGACGGAAGAGATGCCGGCTTCCCAGGAGGAGCTGCCGGGGCAAAGGCACCCGCACGACCTGACGGCGAGTCCTGCCGCAAATCGCTGGGTGCCGTGGTTGGTGGCCGCCGCCGGCCTGCTGCTCGCCGTCGTCGCCTGGTGGCCCCAGGTCGAGGCGCCGGCGCCACCGAGTGCCGCCGAACAGCGCGCCACGCTCCTCGCCAACGCCGACGACGTCCAAACCCTGCCCTGGTCGGCGACCGAAGATCTCGCCGCCCGCGGCGCCGAAGGCGACGTAGTGTGGAGCTCCTCGCTCCAGCGCGGATTCATGCGAATCCGCGGCCTGGCGGTCAACGATCCGAATGAAAAGCAATATCAACTCTGGCTGTTCGATCAGCAGCGGGACGACCGCTACCCCATCGACGGCGGAGTGTTCGACATCCCGCCGGGGGCCGACGAAGTGATCGTCCCGATCGACGCCCGCCTTCCCTTCGAACAGCCGGCACTCTTCGCCGTCACTCTCGAACAGGCCGGCGGCGTGGTGGTGTCCGATCGCGAACGGATCGTTCTCGCGGCGGCCGTAGAGTCGTAGCTCCGCGCCCCTCAACCTGCTCTCCCCTGTCACCGACGGTAGGGCGACTCCCGCCTCTCACGGTGATGGACGAATGCCGCATGGCCCATGGAAACGGGCCGGTGAACCGAAGCATCGCTCCGATCCGCTATGATTTGCAGTAGTTTGCGGTTCCGACCATGAACGACCCACTGGCTCCATCCCGCGCCCTCCGAGTCCTGCTCATTGCGGCGTCCCTTGCCATTCTGGCCGTCGCTCTGCAGTGGGCTCAGGCCTTGCTGGTGCCGTTTCTGCTCTCGATCTTCCTGGCGGTGATCGCCGCCTCGCCGGTGGCCTGGCTGCGCCAGCGGGGCGCCCCGAACTGGCTGGCGGTGGTGACCGTCGTGTTCACCATCATGGCGGCGGTGGTCGGCCTGGCGGTATTCGTGGGTCGCACCATCAACGAGTTCACCAGCCGCATTCCGGTCTACCAACAGCGCCTCCAGGAGGAACTCGTCTCCCTTTCCGGTGAGATGGGCCAGAGGCTTTCCCTGCAAGAGATTCTCGACAGCCTGGAGCCGGGCGCCGTGATGAACGGAGTGTCGTTGCTTCTCGGGGCCTTGAGCGGGGTGCTGGGCAACGTGTTCCTGATCTTCTTCACGGTCTTCTTCCTGTTGCTCGAAGCGGCCTCGCTGCCCACCAAGATGCAGGCGGCCTTCGGCGAGGCGGGAGGCGCCCAGCGCTACTTCAAGTATTTCAATCGCGCCGCCGACGACCTCAAGCGGTATCTGAGCCTCAAGACGGCGATCAGCCTGCTGACCGGCACCATCATCGCCCTTTGGGCCACCCTGCTGGGAGTGGACTTCGCCCTCCTCTGGGGCCTAGTGGCCTTTTTGCTCAACTTCATCCCCAATATCGGCTCGATCCTCGCCGCCGTGCCGGCGGTCCTGCTGGCCTTCATCCAGTACGGACTCGGGCGGGCGCTGGTGCTGACCGCCGGCTATGTGCTGGTCAACATCGCCGTCGGCAACTTGATCGAACCGCGGATCATGGGAAAACGGCTGGGCCTCTCGACCCTCGTCGTCTTCCTCTCGCTGCTCTTCTGGGGCTGGATCTTCGGGCCGGTGGGCATGCTGCTCTCGGCACCGCTGACCCTCACCATCAAGATCGCCATGGAGGCCAATCCCTCCACACGCTGGTTCGCCATTTTGCTGGGACCGGAGATCCGGGCCGAGCCGACGTCCTCCCCCGAGCCGCGGGAGACGGTGACGGAATCGGCAGACGAGCTGCCGGCGGACGAAATGCCGCCGCTCGAATCTCCTCCATGACCCGCCGCGACGGGGACGAGCCGCGCCATCCTCACCCCGGATTCGACACCGAGCGGGCGAAGGGTAACCCCGACGACCCCCTGGCCGGCGAACCCGTCGAGCTCGAGATCACCGACACCCTCGACCTGCACAGTTTTCCGCCGCGCGAGATCGCCGCGCTGGTGCGGGACTATCTCGATGCCGCCTACGAGCGCGGACTGCGCTCCCTGCGCATCGTTCACGGACGGGGCATCGGGGTGCAGCGCAACACCGTCCGCACCCTGCTCGAACGCGATCCAAGGGTGGTCGAATACGGCGATGCACCGGCCGACGCCGGAGGCTGGGGCGCCACCCGAGTGCGGCTGCAATGAAGAACCCCATCGGCTGGCTGCCGGGGATCGTGCGCCGCCGCTGGCGCAAGCTCTCGAACATTTTGGATCGCCGATCTGTCGAGCTGGTCTACGGCCCCGGCTACGCCCTCACCCTCAACACCGGCCTGCACGACCCCCGGCGCGGCGAACGCATCCTCGCCTACCTGGAAGGACAAGACCTGGTGCGGCCGAGCCACATCCACGAGCCCGATCCGGTACCGCTTCAGCTCCTGCGGCAGATCCATCACGAGGACTACCTGGACGCCCTCCACGACCCGGCCAGCCTGTCTCGGGCGGTCGGATTCCAGCCGAGCGATGGCGAGCACAACGCGCTGATGGCGACCCAGCGACTGATGGCCGGCGGCACCCTGCTCGCCACCCGCCTGGTCGCCGTCAGCGGCGGTATCGCCGTCAACCTTGGCGGCGGACTGCACCACGCCTTTCCGGACCGCGCCGAGCGGTTCTGCGTGTTCCACGACGTCGCCGCGGCGGTCGCCGACCAGAGGCAGCGAGGGTTCGACGGCCGGATCCTGATCGTCGACCTCGACCTGCACGACGGCGACGCCACCCGCGAGCACTTCGCGGCGGACGACACCGTCCACACCTTCTCCATTCACAACCAGACCAACGGTGACGGAGAGGCCGTCGCCTCAACGGCGATCGAACTTGGCGCCGGAATCGAAGACGAGCGGTTCCTGGCGGTGCTCGACGAGAGCCTCCCCCCGCTGTTCGAGGCCTTTCGCCCGGAGCTGGTGCTCTACATCGCCGGCACCGATCCGGCGGAGGACGACAAGCTGGGCGACTGGAGCCTGTCCGCCGAGGGGCTGCTGGCGCGGGACCGGCGGGTCTATGAACTCAGCCGCCCAAGGCGGAGCCCGGAACCGGCGGACGGCGAGCCCAAGGGGGAGACGCGATTCGCCAAACGACCCCTGGTGATCGTCCTCGGCGGCGGCTACGGCAGCGACGCCTGGCGCCACACGGCGCGCACCCTCGCCTGGATGTTGACCGGCGATGCCCTGGAACCACCCACCACCGAGGCCCTCACCCTCGCCGGCTACCGCCGCCTCGCTGCCCACTTTCGGCCGGCGGAACTCACCGGTGAGGATCCCGACGATTGGGGCCTCTCGGAGGAAGACATTCTCGGCGCCCTCGGCAGCCCGCGACGGCGCTCGGAACGCTTCCTCGGCTACTACTCGCAGCACGGCATCGAGCTGGCCCTGGAGCGGGCTGGCCTGTTCGATCGCCTGCGCGCCCTCGGCTACCGGCAACCGGTGCTCGACTTCGACCTTTCCGGCGCCGATGGCGAGACGATGCGGGTGTTCGGCAGCCCGCGACGGCGACACCTGTTGATGGAACTCAAGGTGCGGCGCGACAAGGCGTCCCTGCCGCCGCACGAGATGCTGCGGGTGGAGTGGCTGCTACTCCAGAACCCCCGCCGGGAGTTCTCGGATCGGCAGCCGCGCCTGCCGGGACAGCAGCATCCGGGATTGGGCATGTTGCGCGACCTGATCGCTCTGCTCGTGCTGGTGTGCGATCGCCAACAGCTCGACGGCTTGCTCTTCGTACCGTCTCACTACCATACGGCCAGCCAGTCGCGCCGGGTGTTGCGCTTCGTCCACCCGCAGGACGAAGGGCGATTCCGCGCTCTGCGCTCAGCTCTCGGTGGCCTGCCCCTGGCACAAGCCACCGGCGCCGTCGACGAGGGCAGGGTGCAAAATCTCGATACCGGCGAGCCCTTCCGCTGGCAGCCGGTGCCGATGGTGCTGCCGATTTCCGACGAGCTGGAATCCCGAATGCACGGTGATACCTACGAGGAAGAAGCGGAAGCCGTTCGGGGGAACACACGCCTCGAACTCCGGCCGGCGACGGCCGGCTGAAACGAACCGCTCGCCGGCGGCGTAGGGAGCGAACATGAAGAACAAACTCGCCGGTCCGGCCGCCGCTCGCCCTCTCCTTCTCGTTTTCGTCTCGTTGCTGATCGCCGGCTGTGCCTCCGACACCGCCTCGGTCGATTCGGCGGAGGCGAGGTCGGGGTTCGATCTGGTGATCCGCCACGCTACCCTCGTGTCGCCGGAACGCGAAGCGCCTCTCGAAAACGCCTGGATCGCCATCGCCGGCGGGCGCATCGCGTCCATCGGCCGGGAAACCGAGGGCGCCCCTGAGGCGGAACGAGTACTCGATGCCAACGGCGGGTTCGTCACCCCCGGCCTGATCGACGCTCACGTCCACCTGGCCAGCGTACCGGGAATCCCCCTGCCCCCGCCGGCACCGCTCGAACCCCTGGTCGAGGTCTACCAACGCCAGCTTCCGAAGAGCTATCTCTACTTCGGATTCACCACCCTGATCGACCTCAACGTAGTCGATCCCGAACCGATCCGACGGATGCGCGGCGCGAACCTGGCGCCGGACGTCTACGACTGCGGCGGCGCTCTGGCCCTGGCGAACGGCTACCCGATGGCCTTCCTGCCGCCGGCGGTGGCCTTCGACCTCTACCCCAACTTTCTGTGGGACCCGCGGCAGGCAGAGCGCATCCCGCGGCGCTTCCGGCCGGAAGACCACGCACCGGCCACCGCCGTCGAGCGGGTGGCCGCCGGCGGCGCGATCTGCGTCAAGGTGTTTGCCGAGGACGGCTTCGGCCCGGTCAAGCGCTGGCCGACCCCCACCGCCGAGATGGTGCGCGAGATCGTCGCCGCGGGCCATCGGCACGGCCTCACCGTGAGCCTGCACGCCAACTCCTACGAGTTCCACCGCTTCGCCACCGAAACCGGCGCCGACGTGGTAGTCCACGGCATGTGGAACTGGGACGGCCTGGCGGTGCCGGAAGGCGGCGGTTTGCCGCAGGAGATCCGGCAGGTCCTCGACCAGGAAATTGCGCAGAAGATCGGCGTGATGCCCACCGCGCGGGTGATGTCCGGTCTCCAGGCGATGTTCGATCCGGCCTTCCTCGACGATCCGCAGCTCACGGCGGTGCTGCCGGCAGCGCTGATCGACTGGTATCGCAGCGCCGACGGGAAGTGGTTCCGCGAGGAACTGCGCAACGACTTCGGCGGCGCACCGGACGAACGCGTGCGCGCCGCCCTCGGCGGAGGTATCGCGCAGGGCGCCGCGGTGATCGACCACCTCGCCCGCCACGGCGGCCGGCTGCTTTTCGGCAGCGACACCCCGTCGTCGCCGACCTACGGCAACCCTCCGGGCTACAACGGCTTCCTGGAGATGCGAGAGCTCACCCGGGCGGGAATGACCCCGGCGCAGATTTTCCGTGCCGCCACTCTCGAGAACGCCCGCGCCTTCCACCTGGAAGACCGACTCGGCACCGTGGAGCCGGGAAAGACCGCCCACCTCCTCGTCCTGCGACAGAACCCACTCAATTCGGTGGAGGCCTACGACTCCCTCGCCACGGTGATCGTGCGAGGCCGGCCGGTGAAACGGTCGCAGCTAGCAGCGAATGGCCCGTCCGGCGAATAGAAAGCCTCAGGTCCAGCGCAGGATCCAAGCCAGCAGGTACAGCACCAGCGCCAGCGCGATGCCATAGAAAGGTGAGCTGAACCAGTAACGCCAGGCCAGCCACAGGTAGGCGCAGAGCACTACCAACCCCAATGCGAGAAGGTACTCGGAGCTGAAGAGGAGCGGGCCATGCTGCAGTGCGAGGTATCCGTAGCTCGCAGCAAAGAGCATCGCGCCCAGGCTGTGGCTGGCGTTGAAACCGATCCACGCCTTCCAGACGGTCGTCTGCCGGGTGATGCCCAAGGTCGACCGCTGGAGGCGCGCGGTCAGCTCCGCGTCGCGGGGCTGGAGCTGTCGGCCCCGAAACGTGAACAGCAGATGGACCGTGCCGAGGGCGAAGACCACCGCCGCACTGGCGATCATCAAGTAGGGAGCCAAAGCGCTCATCGCCGGCGCCTCCTCGGCACGCGCTTCTCGCCCAGAAAAATGGTGTGCCAGGTACCCTTCGAGCCGCGCGACCGCACCGCCTCGGCCCGCGCCTCGAAGCCGGCCACGCGCAGCTTCTTGACGAAGGCCTTGTCCTGAAAAGCCGACCACACGGCGAGCATGCCGCCGGGATTTAGGGACTCGAAGAGAGCGGCCAGGCCGGCCCGGCCATAGAGCCAGCCGTTGGTCTCCAGGCACCAGGCCGAGGGGCCGTTGTCGACATCGAGCAAGATGGCGTCGAAGGCGGCCTTGGGTGCGAGGCAGCGGCGCACATCCCCCACCGCCAAGTTCACCCTGGAATCCGTCAGGGTGCGGCGGTAGATCCCGCCGAGCACCTCGCGGTTCCACTCGGCGACGATCGGAAACTTCTCCGCCACCACCACCTCGGCCACCTGGGGCAGCTCTTCGAGCACCGCCCGCACCGTGAAGCCGAATCCCAGACCACCTACGAGCACCCGCGGCGCCGGCCGCTTCGCCAGGCCGGCACAGCCCAACGCGGCCAGCGCCCGTTCGGAGCCGGGATCGCGGCTCCCCATCAACTCCGCGCCGTCGAGGTAGATCCAGACATCGTCGCCGCGGCGATGCAGGGTCAGCGCCTTGCCGTCCGGGGTGGTGACTTCGCCGAGGGTTTCGAAGGTCTTCATGGCGTCACAGCCCGAGCACAAGTTGAAGCCCGTTCGCCACCCGAACCATCCACCGGGCAGGCAAGAGGGAAACGGCTTCCGCAAGGAAGCTGCGATCGATTGTGACGAGCTGAGACACGTTGGCTACAGAGTCCCTCGAGAGATGGGTGGCCGACTTTGGCAAGACGAGGTTGCCGGGAGCCTCGGCCAGTCGAAGATTGCTGGTCAAGACCACGGCAATGACCGTTCGGATTCGACTGCGGTTGAACTCGTCGGATTGAACCACCAGTACAGGACGTTGAGATCCCGGTCCGGATCCTCTCGGATCCGACAGTGCGGCCCACCAGATCTCGCCCCGCTTTATCACCAGTCGTCATCGGGCAGAGAGGCCGACTGCATTGCGGAAGTCTCCTCGGAAAGTTCCGAGTCTTCCGCGGCATAGACTCGATCCAGCGCTTCCCGTACCCCGAGATCACGACGCGCCCGAACGAACTCCCGGACGGCTTCCGCATAGAGCTTGCTGCGGGAGACTCCCAGACGTCGTGCGAGGTCCTCCGCGCTCTCGAAATCGGCGTCGGGTATCGAGATGGCTGTTTTCATGCCCTTAGTATAACTCAGGTATAACCTCCCGGCAACGCTAGAATACGAATGACTATTACGTCCAGGCCTACCAGCAGCTCGCCTCGATCAGCGCGGTGCTAGGCGGCCTCGCCTTCACCGCCGCCGCGGCGCTGCTGGCGGCCGGCACGGGAACCCGAGACCCCAGTGCTCTCTCCCGCTCGGCCAAGGTCACCGTCGCCACCGCCATCGCCGGCGCCTTGTGCCTGGTATCCGCCGCCCTCATGTGGTCCTTCATGTCGGCAGACATGAGCCGCGCTCTAGCGAAGGAGAACGTGGATCTCGCCAACCGCATCGCCCAACTGAACCGCTGGCCCTCGTATGGGCTCCTCGCCGGCGTCGTCGGATTCTTCACCAGCATCGGCGCCAGCGGCTGGATCGCCTCGCGCAAACTGGGCCTCTTCACCACCGTCTTGGCTCTCGCCGGAGGACTCGCCCTGGTACAGATGCTGTTTTGGTTCGCGGACTTCTAGCCAGGTTGCCAGCGCGGTGGCCTCCGCTGATGGTCTGTCGGGCAAGCGCCGAGCACCGGCCAGGGGTCAGCCCGCTTCGGCCGCCGCCGCGAAGGCGACGCCGGCGAGTTCTTTGGCATGGCGGCGGACGTCCGCCGGCCAGGCGCCGATGAGTTCGCGAAAGCGTTCCGCATCGCCGGCGAAGAGCGCCCTGATGGCCTCCTCGAAACCCACGGCATCGCCCGCCATGACCGAAAGAAACCGGTAGGCCGACTCCTGCGCCCGCCGCAGCGAGACCTTGCCCACCTCCTCTTTCCGCGCTGCGTCCACCAACCGGCGGAGGGTGACGGAAGCGCTCCCCGGCTGCTCTGCCAACCACTCCCAGTGGCGCGGAAGTAAGGTCACCTCGCGCGCCACCACGCCGAGCTTCGGTCTCCCGGGTCCGCGACGCACGGTGGGCGTAGGGCCATCGCCCTTCACCGGCGGCGGAGCCAGCCGCGCCCGCACCTCTTCGTCGGTGCCGCGCAGGTCGAGTTCGAAGGGTCGGCTGGTGACCGCATCGAATACCAGCACCGGCCGCTCCTCTCCAGGATCGGTCCGGCGCTTGAGGGCCAGCGCCACATCTGGTGGTGCGCCTCGCTCCACCAGCTCATCGCCGACAAAGGCCACGAGGGACGGCTGTTCTCTGGGATCCATCTGGGGTTCGCAGGACATCGCTCGAATCTCCTTTAGGGGTTCATCCGTCGGCCCGCAATGTACTCGGATTCGATCCTGCTTGTCAATTTTATCCGGGTAAAATTGACTCCGGCCGCAAAGAGGCCGATCTCATCGCAGAGGTCTGCCCCCGTCGCTAGCCCGCTGCGAGCTCTCTAAGCAAGGATTTCGGCGCCTGCAACCGATAGCTCTCGTCCAACCAACGCTCCAACAATCCCTCCGGCGGCACCTCTTCGGGATCGAACTTCAAAGTCGTCCAGCCGGACATCCCCACGCTCCACCGCCCGGCCCTGGGCTTCGCCAGAGCAGTCGCTTCTTCGAGCGCCGGGCCGAGCTTCACCATGACGTTGTATTCGTCCGTTTTCTCTCCCAGAAAGAGGAAACTCTTGTTGCGTACCTTGAAGCTTCGCTTGACGCAGGAGTCGCCCTCCACGACCTCGGGGAATGCCAAAGCGCGGGCGCGAAGGGCCAGGATGACGGGGTGCTGGAACTCTGATTCGCTCATGGCCTGCAGGCTAGCACTCCGCGGCGCGCGCTGGGTTCTAGTCGAGAGGTTGGGTGGGTCCACCGCTGCACGAAAGGCGCCCTTCGTCGATCAGGCGAGCGAGGCCCAAAAGAGCCGACACGGCGTGCTGCGAGGTGTCGATGCGTAGCTGAAAATCGGTGAGGCTACGGCGAAAGCCGCCGAGCACCCGCTCCGGTTCGGCGAGGAAAAGGGCCGAGGGAGCTTCGAACTGGGTGCGCAGCAGGTAGTCCGCCGCCGCGCAGACCGCTTCTTCTCCGCCACCGGCATCGCCGAGAAGATCCACTACCGCCACCATGCCTTCGAGGCGCGTCGAAGTCGGCGCCGAGCGCGGCGGCCGGTAGAAACCGCCAGCCCAATCCGGCGGCTCCAGACC from Acidobacteriota bacterium includes the following:
- a CDS encoding BlaI/MecI/CopY family transcriptional regulator; the encoded protein is MNPSDPPNAPTTHHLGDLQLAIMHVLWDHEEATVAQVHQALAEDRGLALTTIATMLNKMEVKGVVTHRTEGRRFVYRPVISERDVRRAMLGDLTDRLFAGDVTAVVSHLLAEREVDPQELSQLRAMIERFDREENGRD
- a CDS encoding M56 family metallopeptidase; amino-acid sequence: MIDWIQATPLATAAGWLITWTIHSTVLLAVAWGLSRLLRGRRLALEESIWRLAIVGSLVTASLQIGAGLEPLTARWTIAPSTAAAVDTQRPTGELTALPRVTVNLPAAPAEGSLPATALSAAAPAAALSGEQRLQTAGVFPVAPAAAPEGVRRHRWAAPLLALWLCGALLACLPLALAGLRLSHHLHRRQPVRLGPAAETLKRLLRRPEVPRRTRLSATPRLAVPIALGFVRPEICLPERAQELDGAQQASLVAHETAHLVRHDPLWLLTMRSLEGVFFFQPLLRVARRRLEEIAEFRCDDWARQQTGQPSALARCLTAVAGWSVGEAATVPAPGMVGRPSGLSRRIERLLDRDANADRPSRWLLAGGIAAVLLAVLALPAVTLTAKAGADDAPPAAERQEPGESAESVAGGDPAGDANGGWVVEGEDGEDWMAAQEEREARDVDEGWDDSWDEDLTDEDLVDSWGDHDWGDFEFQMEGFEGLAALEALHDLQIEGLENLEGLEEIAVELSTLDFSALEDLGRRFEGMDIGDLYRSLEDLETDDFHHFEALTDWSQDFAEDWQELAQEMTHDLEELQHVGDHAGWDDAASAELHARIADIVAASMPDQETIERLAEEGRRLAERSRPDQAEIDRLVAEARRLAEVERPSDAEIERLRQQAREIAERSRPTEEELERLREEARRLAARHRPNPDELERLRAEARELAERHRPIPEELERLRTEAREHAERHRQEIERSRERHREARDRAAEGRARARAEQERRLAAERSELEQRRRELEERERTLREAERRLEEAFEEDG
- a CDS encoding fasciclin domain-containing protein — translated: MRTTVSTSRRNVLLTAAIFLLGVTLTASTAFAGHHKKKESKDIVAVAVGAGSFNTLAAALEAADLVGALQGDGPFTVFAPTDDAFAALPDGTLDTLLKPENRDQLTAILTYHVVAGKVPAKDVVKMDSAETLNGQSLNFEVVDGNVKVNDATVVKADVGASNGVIHVIDSVLLPAAN
- a CDS encoding sigma-70 family RNA polymerase sigma factor; this encodes MSLLARIGAGDRQAVELCIDEYGGLIWSIARRLSPSAADAEDAVQEIFLAVWRNAAKFDASKASEKTFITMIARRRLIDRSRRTQRQPELRPLPAFGEVGSTPHRSIEHGAEAAIAHKALAKLKPEQRRALQLSIYYGMSHSEIAERTDTPLGTVKSHIARGLTMVRQELAVHEGSSGQKVMS
- a CDS encoding anti-sigma factor; its protein translation is MNRPADERLLELLAQRATEGLGLADGEELARLLDRDPSWAGDEFDLTAAAIDEALSEAPAALPPALARRVRSDAANFFPPTEEMPASQEELPGQRHPHDLTASPAANRWVPWLVAAAGLLLAVVAWWPQVEAPAPPSAAEQRATLLANADDVQTLPWSATEDLAARGAEGDVVWSSSLQRGFMRIRGLAVNDPNEKQYQLWLFDQQRDDRYPIDGGVFDIPPGADEVIVPIDARLPFEQPALFAVTLEQAGGVVVSDRERIVLAAAVES